A genome region from Dickeya dadantii NCPPB 898 includes the following:
- a CDS encoding HD domain-containing protein yields the protein MTLTERARIFATAAHAACEQKRKYTGEPYIVHPAAVVALLMQIDPSPEMIAAAWLHDTVEDTGVTLELVTELFGTQVARYVEMLTDVRTRQTGGERIHRKNANLLHSAVACPEAQSIKLCDLIDNSRNILEHDPVFARPYMVEMRRLLAVLTQGDPGLYAVATRQCEHNILAIHRTLGDEGWYQQLWQQYEAHLPLSVVLARAQALA from the coding sequence ATGACACTTACTGAACGAGCCAGGATATTCGCCACCGCGGCGCATGCCGCCTGTGAGCAGAAACGGAAATATACCGGCGAGCCCTATATTGTTCATCCGGCGGCGGTGGTCGCCCTGTTAATGCAGATTGACCCATCGCCGGAAATGATTGCCGCCGCCTGGCTGCACGATACGGTGGAAGATACCGGCGTGACGCTGGAACTGGTGACCGAATTGTTTGGCACTCAGGTCGCGCGTTATGTGGAAATGCTGACCGATGTGCGCACCCGGCAAACCGGCGGCGAGCGCATTCACCGCAAAAACGCCAATTTGCTTCACAGCGCCGTCGCCTGCCCGGAGGCGCAGAGCATCAAGCTGTGCGACCTGATTGATAACAGCCGCAATATACTGGAGCACGACCCGGTGTTTGCCCGCCCGTACATGGTGGAGATGCGCCGCTTGTTAGCGGTGCTGACGCAGGGAGATCCAGGGTTGTATGCCGTTGCTACCCGTCAGTGCGAGCATAATATTCTTGCTATTCATCGTACGCTGGGCGACGAAGGCTGGTATCAGCAGCTATGGCAGCAATATGAAGCCCACCTGCCGCTGAGCGTAGTGCTGGCGCGAGCGCAGGCGCTGGCGTGA
- a CDS encoding M20 aminoacylase family protein, producing MTEIPRHIIEQAVEWRRDFHAHPEIGLHEHRTSARVAELLASFGLEVHQGMAQTGVVGTLRCGDGPAIGLRADMDALPIHELNHFPHRSRAEGCMHACGHDGHTAMLLAAARHLSATRGFRGTVHFVFQPAEENAGGGKMMMQEGLFERFPMQAIYALHNWPGLAAGEVAVNPGPMMASQDSFRIVLSGVGCHAAMPERGADPIVAAAQLILALQTITARRLSPLEQAVISITRIEGGEAVNAIPGQVTLAGTLRCLTPHTRERARQLIGEYVQAVPQPMGVQSELRWRNGYPVTQNQPDAAETVREAAIAALGTTRVHWNQPPSMAAEDFSYLLQACPGAYFWLGADGASPSASLHNAEYDFNDEIIASGVRVWVALVERSLRASEAG from the coding sequence ATGACGGAGATCCCGCGGCACATTATTGAGCAGGCTGTCGAATGGCGGCGTGACTTTCATGCCCATCCGGAAATCGGCCTGCACGAGCACCGCACTTCGGCGCGGGTGGCCGAACTGCTGGCGTCCTTCGGGCTGGAGGTGCATCAGGGAATGGCGCAGACCGGCGTCGTCGGGACGCTGCGCTGTGGCGACGGACCGGCCATCGGCCTGCGGGCGGACATGGACGCGCTGCCGATTCATGAACTGAACCACTTCCCCCACCGTTCCCGTGCCGAAGGCTGTATGCACGCCTGCGGACACGATGGCCATACCGCGATGCTGCTGGCGGCGGCGCGCCATCTGAGCGCGACCCGTGGTTTTCGCGGTACGGTGCATTTTGTGTTTCAGCCGGCAGAGGAGAACGCCGGCGGCGGAAAAATGATGATGCAGGAAGGGTTGTTCGAGCGTTTCCCGATGCAGGCGATCTATGCGCTGCACAACTGGCCGGGCCTGGCGGCGGGCGAGGTGGCGGTCAACCCCGGTCCGATGATGGCCTCGCAGGACAGTTTTCGCATTGTTCTGAGCGGCGTGGGATGCCATGCGGCGATGCCGGAGCGCGGCGCCGATCCGATCGTGGCCGCCGCCCAGCTGATTCTGGCGTTACAGACTATTACCGCCCGTCGGTTGTCGCCGCTGGAACAGGCGGTGATCAGCATCACCCGCATCGAAGGCGGAGAGGCCGTCAACGCCATTCCGGGCCAGGTCACGCTGGCGGGCACGCTGCGTTGTCTGACGCCGCACACGCGCGAGCGGGCGCGGCAACTGATTGGCGAGTATGTGCAGGCGGTGCCGCAGCCGATGGGGGTACAAAGCGAGTTGCGCTGGCGGAATGGTTATCCGGTAACGCAGAACCAGCCCGATGCGGCCGAGACGGTGCGCGAGGCGGCGATCGCGGCGTTGGGCACAACGCGGGTGCACTGGAATCAGCCCCCTTCAATGGCGGCGGAAGATTTCTCTTACCTGCTACAGGCCTGCCCCGGCGCTTATTTCTGGCTGGGCGCGGACGGCGCATCGCCATCGGCTTCGCTGCACAATGCGGAATACGATTTTAACGATGAGATTATCGCCAGCGGTGTTCGGGTGTGGGTGGCGCTGGTGGAGCGGTCGTTGCGTGCAAGCGAGGCCGGTTGA
- a CDS encoding 4'-phosphopantetheinyl transferase family protein, whose protein sequence is MLSSFINNIEWLTVRQAGNETTYPGHCARCHFDLSAYRDELFFRAGIPIPTEIARSVPKRRAEYLAGRYLAKAVLSRLGVNDYVLTSAADRSPQWPERIAGSLSHNVDSVLCAAHQCRHDGSCVGLDIETRMDVERANNLWPGIADEIEYDWLHSHNPISFASMLTLSFSAKESLYKALYPQVKRYFDFLDVRMVGLDTAQQTFTLQLLTDLSPAYLAGRRFSGTYQLRENDITTFLFG, encoded by the coding sequence ATGCTTTCTTCATTTATCAATAATATCGAGTGGTTGACCGTTCGCCAGGCCGGCAATGAAACCACTTACCCTGGGCATTGCGCACGCTGTCATTTCGACCTGTCGGCGTACCGCGATGAGCTGTTTTTTCGGGCCGGTATTCCCATCCCGACGGAAATCGCGCGCTCGGTGCCGAAACGCCGGGCGGAGTATCTGGCGGGGCGTTATCTGGCAAAGGCGGTGTTATCCCGGCTGGGGGTGAATGACTATGTGCTGACCAGCGCGGCCGATCGCTCGCCGCAATGGCCGGAGCGTATCGCCGGTTCGCTCAGCCACAACGTCGATAGCGTGCTGTGCGCCGCGCATCAATGCCGCCATGACGGGTCCTGCGTTGGGCTGGATATTGAAACCCGGATGGATGTCGAACGCGCCAATAATCTGTGGCCCGGCATCGCCGATGAGATTGAGTATGACTGGCTGCATTCCCACAACCCCATCAGTTTCGCCAGTATGCTGACGCTGAGTTTTTCCGCCAAAGAGAGCCTGTACAAGGCATTGTATCCACAGGTAAAACGTTATTTCGATTTTCTGGATGTCCGCATGGTCGGGCTGGATACCGCACAGCAGACCTTCACGCTGCAATTGCTGACCGACCTGTCGCCGGCTTATCTGGCGGGGCGTCGTTTCTCGGGAACCTACCAATTGCGGGAAAACGATATCACCACGTTTCTGTTTGGTTGA
- a CDS encoding flagellar protein FlhE — MKRKSVFTRLALGGALLAASLSQAAIAAGSYTSSVVLPSVYARNFLETADVPVKGNPPATGAITYVSWTWNVVGYPQGLSVYLCQGSTSNCVDVSRTRRMSTEVFKGKSPAQPFFFAMRVASGGTVPVSGQQAQVIVNWQ; from the coding sequence ATGAAACGGAAATCAGTTTTCACACGCCTCGCTCTGGGCGGCGCACTTTTGGCAGCCTCACTTTCTCAGGCGGCCATCGCGGCAGGCAGCTACACATCCAGCGTGGTACTGCCCAGCGTGTACGCCCGTAATTTCCTCGAAACCGCTGATGTCCCGGTTAAGGGCAATCCGCCGGCCACCGGTGCGATTACTTACGTCAGCTGGACATGGAATGTAGTGGGATATCCGCAAGGCCTGAGTGTTTATCTGTGTCAGGGCAGCACCAGCAATTGTGTTGATGTCTCCCGCACAAGAAGAATGTCAACCGAAGTATTTAAAGGCAAAAGCCCGGCACAGCCGTTCTTCTTTGCCATGCGCGTAGCCAGTGGCGGAACGGTACCGGTTTCCGGCCAGCAGGCGCAAGTCATCGTAAACTGGCAATAA
- a CDS encoding methyl-accepting chemotaxis protein, with protein MNTTAQSPSSPGVSFWHHWRLMPMFSSIIGVILILFALAIGFSVHFLMRSNSSLNDVTAEIQVRLGVSNSSNHLRTARLMLIQAAAAAKDGDKDTASSSIQQAEGRLKQSADSFATYQSREVKTPADLALDDALQQRYNDYVNNGVRPMLDAVKTGRYDDVVTTEWKQTRKLDLAYNEVLLKVVAIRTQRAEALNSEAQQESVLGYSVMAASFVVAVLVSLFTYLCLRRVIIKPMRSLVERIEHIASGDLTMPLAQWGRGEVGQLGQYLQNMQQSLARTVSNVRHGVEAIYQGITEISAGNSDLSSRTEEQASALEQTASSMEELTSTVRHNADNANHASQLAGNASGKARQGGELVDSVVKTMGNIHQSSKKISEITNIINGIAFQTNILALNAAVEAARAGEQGRGFAVVAGEVRSLAQRSAQAAKEIEGLITESVSLVETGSGQVSRAGETMQDIVNAVTSVTDIMAEISVASQEQSKGIDQVGQAINSIDNVTQQNAALVEQATAAAASLAEQAAGLNEAVSAFRIDGAERRPAINIAARPASAQAALPKALPGAKKAKSSNDGWETF; from the coding sequence ATGAATACAACCGCTCAGTCTCCTTCGTCGCCCGGTGTGAGTTTCTGGCACCACTGGCGGCTGATGCCGATGTTCAGTTCGATCATCGGCGTCATTCTGATCCTGTTCGCGTTGGCGATAGGGTTCTCGGTCCATTTTTTGATGCGCAGCAACAGTTCTCTCAATGACGTGACGGCGGAAATTCAGGTCCGTCTGGGGGTTTCCAACAGTTCCAACCACTTACGTACCGCCCGGCTGATGTTGATTCAGGCCGCCGCCGCCGCCAAGGATGGCGATAAAGACACCGCCAGCAGCAGTATCCAGCAGGCGGAAGGCCGTCTGAAACAGTCGGCTGACAGCTTTGCCACCTACCAGAGTCGTGAAGTAAAAACCCCGGCCGATCTGGCGCTGGATGACGCGCTACAGCAGCGCTACAACGACTACGTCAACAATGGCGTCAGGCCAATGCTGGATGCGGTGAAAACCGGCCGCTACGACGATGTGGTCACCACCGAATGGAAACAGACCCGTAAGCTTGACCTGGCCTACAACGAGGTGTTGCTGAAAGTGGTGGCGATCCGCACCCAGCGGGCGGAAGCGCTCAACAGCGAGGCGCAGCAAGAGTCAGTGTTGGGTTACAGCGTGATGGCCGCCAGCTTTGTGGTGGCGGTGCTGGTGTCGTTGTTTACCTACCTGTGCCTGCGCCGGGTGATTATCAAACCGATGCGCTCGCTGGTTGAACGTATCGAACACATCGCCTCCGGCGATCTCACCATGCCGCTGGCACAGTGGGGGCGCGGCGAAGTCGGTCAACTGGGGCAGTATTTGCAGAACATGCAGCAGTCGCTGGCGCGCACCGTCAGCAACGTGCGCCACGGGGTGGAAGCCATTTATCAGGGCATTACCGAAATTTCCGCCGGCAACAGCGACCTTTCTTCCCGCACGGAGGAACAGGCATCCGCGCTGGAACAGACCGCCTCCAGCATGGAAGAGCTGACTTCCACCGTGCGCCATAACGCCGACAACGCCAACCATGCCAGCCAACTGGCCGGCAATGCCTCCGGTAAAGCGCGGCAGGGCGGCGAACTGGTGGACAGCGTGGTGAAAACCATGGGCAATATCCATCAGAGTTCGAAGAAGATTTCCGAAATCACCAACATCATCAACGGTATCGCCTTCCAGACCAACATCCTGGCGCTCAACGCCGCGGTAGAAGCCGCGCGCGCCGGCGAACAGGGGCGTGGTTTTGCGGTAGTGGCGGGTGAGGTGCGCTCGCTGGCGCAGCGCAGCGCTCAGGCGGCCAAAGAGATCGAAGGGTTGATTACCGAATCCGTGTCGCTGGTGGAAACCGGCTCCGGTCAGGTCAGCCGCGCCGGGGAAACCATGCAGGATATCGTCAACGCCGTGACCAGCGTGACGGATATTATGGCGGAAATTTCGGTGGCGTCGCAGGAACAGAGCAAAGGCATCGATCAGGTCGGGCAGGCGATTAACTCTATCGATAATGTTACCCAGCAGAACGCCGCGCTGGTGGAGCAGGCTACCGCCGCCGCCGCGTCGCTGGCCGAACAGGCCGCCGGGCTGAATGAAGCGGTGTCGGCGTTTCGTATCGACGGCGCGGAACGCCGCCCGGCTATCAACATCGCGGCCCGTCCGGCTTCTGCGCAGGCGGCGTTGCCCAAGGCGCTCCCCGGCGCAAAAAAGGCCAAAAGCAGCAACGACGGCTGGGAAACCTTTTGA
- a CDS encoding SDR family oxidoreductase, with translation MKMTGNTILITGGGSGIGLGLAAAFHQRGNQVIIAGRREAALRQAAADFPGMAWRVLDQRDPAAISAFVGQLTQDYPALNVLINNAGIQRREDLTRPDPQLIDDTVSTNLLGPLWLTGALIPHLLRQPHAAVLNVTSELAFLPQAITPTYCASKAALHAYTDALRCQLRQTTVQVIEIIPPWVQTGLQGDWGYDPRAMPLPDFIDETLALLSQQPVADEIVVERARALRFAEREGAYAERFRAFNVDPETEIGN, from the coding sequence ATGAAGATGACCGGCAACACGATACTGATTACCGGCGGCGGCTCGGGTATCGGGCTGGGGCTGGCGGCGGCGTTTCACCAGCGGGGCAACCAGGTGATCATCGCCGGACGGCGCGAGGCGGCGTTGCGACAGGCGGCGGCCGATTTTCCCGGCATGGCCTGGCGGGTGCTGGATCAGCGCGATCCCGCGGCCATCAGCGCTTTTGTCGGGCAACTGACGCAGGATTATCCGGCGCTCAATGTGCTGATCAATAACGCCGGTATTCAGCGACGCGAAGACCTGACCCGGCCGGACCCGCAGCTGATCGACGACACGGTGTCGACCAACCTGCTGGGGCCGCTGTGGCTAACCGGTGCACTGATTCCGCATTTGCTGCGGCAGCCGCACGCGGCGGTGCTGAACGTGACGTCGGAGCTGGCGTTTCTGCCGCAGGCGATTACCCCAACCTATTGCGCCAGCAAAGCGGCGCTGCATGCCTACACCGACGCGCTGCGCTGCCAGTTGCGCCAGACGACGGTGCAGGTCATCGAGATTATTCCGCCCTGGGTGCAGACCGGATTGCAGGGCGACTGGGGTTATGACCCGCGCGCCATGCCGTTGCCGGACTTTATTGATGAAACGCTGGCTTTGCTGTCGCAACAGCCGGTGGCCGACGAGATTGTGGTGGAGCGCGCCCGCGCGTTGCGATTTGCCGAGCGAGAAGGGGCTTACGCCGAGCGTTTTCGGGCGTTCAACGTTGACCCGGAAACGGAAATCGGTAACTAA